Proteins encoded within one genomic window of Candidatus Caldatribacterium sp.:
- a CDS encoding TlpA family protein disulfide reductase: MNRRILLALFLTVGVFLVLSLGCGWLPTGAPVDMRVKDFTLPLLGGGEVHLSTYLGKPVILVFFTPSCSHCWNEAPVLEAVYQRYKDRGLVVLGVGYIGKSTEEALKHFVAENRLTYPVAIDTQETQVVRLYNVSWVPHNVFFDRRGKIVHEVRHELSEKDLEVYLKDIL; the protein is encoded by the coding sequence ATGAATAGACGCATCCTTCTTGCCCTTTTCCTTACTGTGGGTGTTTTCCTTGTTCTCTCTCTGGGATGCGGCTGGCTTCCTACGGGTGCACCTGTAGATATGCGGGTGAAGGATTTCACCTTGCCTCTCCTTGGGGGTGGAGAGGTGCATCTCTCGACGTACCTGGGGAAACCGGTAATTCTTGTCTTCTTCACTCCCTCCTGCTCCCACTGCTGGAACGAGGCTCCGGTTCTTGAAGCAGTGTACCAGAGGTACAAGGATAGAGGTCTTGTGGTCCTTGGGGTCGGGTACATCGGGAAGAGCACTGAGGAAGCCCTGAAGCACTTCGTTGCGGAGAATAGGCTCACCTATCCGGTGGCCATTGATACCCAGGAAACACAGGTCGTGAGGCTCTACAACGTTTCCTGGGTTCCTCACAACGTTTTCTTCGACCGCCGGGGGAAAATTGTCCACGAAGTACGCCACGAGCTCTCAGAGAAGGACCTCGAGGTGTACCTCAAAGACATTCTCTGA
- the mnmA gene encoding tRNA 2-thiouridine(34) synthase MnmA encodes MKKRVLVAMSGGVDSSVACLLLKEAGFEVVGVTMCLGEGRCCGAKAVEDAQAVCRMLGIPHFVLDFSKEMEEVIIANFVTEYSRGRTPNPCILCNRHLKFGKLLAHAKALGCDFLATGHYARKEEQNGRYIIRRPKDRRKDQTYFLSATPRETLPYLLFPLGDYTKEEVRAMARKARLPVAEKPQSQDLCFIPGGNYRELLTRYLGEEKPGDIVTKDGRVLGKHRGIFHYTIGQRKGLGIRAPYPLYVIAIRPERNEIVVGRREDLLSFGLLASSCNWLLEDIPEEALVQVRYQHHPRPCRVRRLDGDAEISFDEPVEMVTPGQMAVLYSGDVLLGGGIIEEVWHNASCRAHSGTEKEKERGHPCPQLPAP; translated from the coding sequence ATGAAGAAACGTGTGCTTGTAGCGATGAGCGGAGGGGTGGACTCCTCCGTTGCATGCCTTCTCCTCAAAGAAGCTGGCTTTGAGGTCGTAGGGGTAACCATGTGCCTTGGAGAGGGCCGCTGCTGCGGGGCAAAGGCTGTAGAGGATGCCCAGGCGGTGTGCCGGATGCTCGGGATTCCCCACTTTGTCCTTGATTTCTCAAAGGAAATGGAGGAGGTAATCATTGCAAACTTCGTCACCGAGTACAGCCGGGGCCGGACCCCTAATCCCTGCATCCTCTGCAATCGCCACCTGAAATTCGGGAAGCTCCTTGCCCACGCCAAAGCCTTAGGGTGCGATTTTCTCGCCACCGGGCACTACGCCCGTAAAGAGGAGCAAAACGGCAGGTACATCATCAGGCGCCCGAAGGACCGCAGAAAGGACCAGACGTACTTCCTCTCTGCTACCCCAAGAGAGACTCTCCCTTATCTTCTCTTTCCCCTCGGGGACTACACGAAAGAAGAGGTGCGTGCAATGGCCAGAAAGGCTCGCCTTCCGGTGGCGGAAAAACCTCAAAGCCAGGACCTCTGCTTCATCCCGGGGGGGAACTACCGGGAACTCCTCACCAGGTACTTGGGAGAGGAAAAACCCGGGGATATCGTCACAAAAGATGGACGGGTTCTCGGGAAGCATCGAGGCATTTTCCACTACACCATCGGGCAGCGGAAAGGACTCGGGATACGGGCACCGTACCCTCTCTACGTCATTGCCATACGCCCGGAGCGGAACGAAATCGTCGTGGGGAGACGGGAAGATCTTTTGAGTTTTGGGCTTTTGGCCTCGTCCTGCAACTGGCTCCTTGAGGATATTCCTGAGGAAGCCCTTGTTCAGGTCCGCTACCAGCATCACCCCCGGCCCTGCCGGGTGCGACGGTTAGATGGCGACGCGGAAATCTCCTTTGACGAACCCGTGGAGATGGTTACCCCGGGACAGATGGCGGTACTCTACAGTGGAGATGTCCTCCTTGGAGGAGGAATTATCGAGGAGGTTTGGCACAATGCAAGTTGTCGAGCGCATTCGGGAACTGAAAAAGAGAAAGAACGCGGTCATCCTTGCCCACAACTACCAGCTCCCTGA
- a CDS encoding C39 family peptidase, producing MRKRFTLWALSGLVLLTILVAGCSTVSLGERPISSPSKVNGKFVEYSTERILLDVPFLPQVPPGDWSNTRNCGVASAVMIAAYFYNTTPLPEDIKEAVDWLHARFNLPVNGYNGDYTNVFQIRAYLESRGIPARIGMGNLGILRKFLEEGKPVLVAVFANMNPGGAKHAMVVVGMDSTSIYVHDPGKPNGAFNSYPIGQFLAAWEEQGNWYVTIE from the coding sequence GTGCGGAAGAGATTCACGCTCTGGGCACTCTCTGGGCTTGTCCTCCTTACGATTCTCGTTGCCGGATGTTCCACGGTTTCTCTCGGGGAGAGGCCCATCTCTTCTCCGAGCAAGGTCAACGGCAAATTCGTCGAGTACTCGACAGAGCGAATCCTCCTTGATGTTCCTTTCCTCCCCCAGGTTCCCCCCGGCGACTGGTCGAATACGAGAAATTGCGGTGTTGCCTCAGCGGTCATGATTGCTGCGTACTTTTACAACACCACGCCTCTTCCCGAGGACATAAAAGAGGCGGTGGATTGGCTCCATGCACGATTCAACCTTCCGGTCAACGGCTACAACGGCGATTACACAAATGTCTTCCAGATTCGGGCCTACCTCGAAAGCCGGGGTATTCCGGCTCGCATCGGCATGGGGAACCTTGGAATTTTGCGGAAGTTCTTAGAAGAGGGGAAGCCGGTTCTCGTTGCCGTGTTCGCCAACATGAACCCCGGAGGGGCAAAACACGCCATGGTCGTCGTGGGGATGGATAGCACCTCCATCTACGTCCACGATCCGGGGAAACCAAACGGTGCCTTCAACAGTTACCCCATCGGGCAATTCCTCGCTGCCTGGGAAGAGCAGGGGAACTGGTACGTGACCATTGAGTGA
- a CDS encoding winged helix-turn-helix transcriptional regulator, with amino-acid sequence MGVEDFFKALSCRWRIAIIKMVAERPLCQCEIERFLPIDKTNLSRHVKVLRMAGIIGEEVQGPAKRLYLKDPRVLEMLALAEAVTGDVVRIQEESYE; translated from the coding sequence ATGGGAGTCGAGGATTTCTTCAAAGCCCTTTCCTGTCGGTGGCGTATTGCCATCATCAAGATGGTGGCGGAACGGCCTCTTTGCCAGTGCGAGATTGAGAGGTTCCTCCCCATTGACAAGACGAACCTTTCTCGCCACGTGAAGGTTCTCCGGATGGCGGGAATCATAGGGGAAGAGGTTCAGGGTCCAGCAAAGAGGTTGTACCTCAAAGACCCCCGGGTCCTTGAAATGCTTGCCCTTGCTGAAGCTGTTACCGGAGACGTCGTCAGGATTCAGGAGGAGAGCTATGAATAG
- a CDS encoding class I SAM-dependent methyltransferase → MVGDIEVARREVDYFVEALSLAPESTILDLCCGHRRHSLELARRGFRNVFGLDRSRSLIQRTKAAARREGLAVQFQRRNTRRLPYDGNMFDAVLILGPGDYHPCG, encoded by the coding sequence GTGGTTGGGGATATTGAGGTGGCGCGGAGAGAAGTCGACTACTTTGTAGAGGCCCTCTCCCTTGCCCCCGAGAGCACGATTCTTGACCTTTGCTGTGGGCATAGACGGCATTCTCTGGAGCTTGCCCGTCGGGGATTTCGAAATGTCTTTGGCCTGGACCGCTCCCGTTCCCTAATTCAGCGCACCAAAGCCGCGGCGAGGCGTGAAGGATTGGCAGTACAGTTCCAAAGAAGAAACACTCGAAGGCTCCCCTATGACGGCAATATGTTCGACGCGGTGCTCATTCTTGGGCCGGGAGATTATCACCCATGTGGATAG
- the nadA gene encoding quinolinate synthase NadA — protein sequence MQVVERIRELKKRKNAVILAHNYQLPEVQEVADFVGDSLGLSIAAQKTPCDIIVFCGVYFMAETAKILSPEKKVLIPDPEAGCPMADMLHLEDLRALKEKYPNAKVLCYVNTHAVVKAECDLVCTSANAAKVVERGFAQEEEIIFVPDQYLAQHVASKLKRNFILFPGYCPVHVSITEDHILKAKVLHPEALVLAHPECRPEVLRHADEVLSTEGMCRYVAASPHKEFIIATEIGIIPRMEKENPGKRFFPAFEGAICENMKKTTLEKVLASLEEEIHEVTLPDEVIARAKRAIERMLEFSR from the coding sequence ATGCAAGTTGTCGAGCGCATTCGGGAACTGAAAAAGAGAAAGAACGCGGTCATCCTTGCCCACAACTACCAGCTCCCTGAAGTCCAGGAAGTGGCAGACTTTGTGGGTGATTCCTTAGGCCTGAGTATTGCGGCGCAGAAAACCCCCTGTGACATCATCGTCTTCTGCGGAGTTTACTTCATGGCCGAAACGGCGAAAATCCTCTCCCCGGAAAAGAAGGTCCTCATTCCCGACCCCGAAGCGGGATGCCCCATGGCTGATATGCTTCACCTTGAGGACCTCAGGGCTCTCAAGGAAAAGTACCCCAATGCGAAGGTTCTCTGCTACGTGAACACCCATGCCGTCGTAAAAGCAGAGTGCGACCTCGTGTGCACCTCCGCTAACGCCGCTAAAGTAGTCGAGCGGGGGTTTGCCCAAGAGGAGGAAATCATCTTCGTTCCCGACCAGTACCTCGCCCAACACGTGGCCTCAAAACTCAAGAGAAACTTCATCCTTTTCCCCGGGTACTGCCCGGTACACGTGTCCATTACCGAAGACCATATCCTCAAGGCGAAAGTTCTGCATCCTGAAGCCTTAGTCCTTGCCCATCCTGAGTGCCGTCCTGAAGTTCTTCGCCATGCCGATGAGGTCCTCTCCACTGAAGGCATGTGCCGGTACGTCGCCGCATCCCCACACAAGGAGTTCATCATCGCCACTGAAATCGGCATCATCCCCCGCATGGAAAAAGAAAATCCGGGGAAACGGTTCTTCCCCGCCTTCGAGGGTGCTATCTGCGAGAATATGAAGAAAACCACTCTCGAGAAGGTCCTCGCCTCGTTAGAAGAGGAAATCCACGAGGTTACCCTTCCTGACGAGGTTATCGCCAGGGCGAAAAGAGCCATTGAGCGAATGCTCGAATTCTCACGGTGA
- a CDS encoding ferredoxin family protein: protein MSSQSPFPGIKREDIPWYPTIDAEKCIGCEECLNFCANDVFAKEGDKVVVKNPYNCVVGCDRCSVFCPTGALSFPSKEELVATLRRLREKAAAGE from the coding sequence ATGAGTTCCCAGAGCCCTTTTCCGGGAATCAAGAGAGAAGACATTCCCTGGTACCCTACCATTGATGCGGAAAAGTGCATCGGATGCGAAGAATGCTTGAATTTCTGTGCTAATGACGTGTTCGCCAAAGAGGGCGACAAGGTCGTCGTGAAGAACCCTTACAACTGTGTTGTGGGATGCGACCGCTGCTCGGTTTTTTGTCCTACCGGAGCTCTCTCCTTCCCCTCAAAAGAGGAGCTCGTGGCAACGCTGAGGAGGCTCCGCGAGAAGGCCGCAGCGGGAGAATGA